The Deltaproteobacteria bacterium genome includes the window CCGGCCTGCGATCATATCTCCCTGGGCGTCCAGAATCTCCATGAAAAGCGATCGGGCAAATACCGCCAAAAAGGAGAGCGTAAAGAGGCCAACGAGACCTGCGTCCGGCAGGGGAAAGGCCTCGCGTGAAGGGACGAGGACGGCTACGGCACCCCATGTCACAGAGATGAAAAGGGGCTTGGAGCCCGGAAGATCCCGAAGGGACCGGATGGGAAGGCCTGCGGGCAAGATGTGAATACGGTATAAGACCGCCAAGGTGGCAAGGGCGAGAAGGAGGAGAAATGAACCGGTTCCGACCTTCCACGCAAGGACGTGGGCCATGAGGAGTGCTGTAGCCGAAAGAAGGGCGAAAAGGACCTTGTGCGCCTTGAGAAACCGGGCCCGGATGGGGTCGTTGTAGGATCCATGTTCCATATCCATGAGACGGTTTATGGTGTGCATGGAAAAGATGGAACAGAATGCGATCGATCCAGCAATAGGCGCAGAAACGATCCCAGGGGCCATGATCGATGTGGCAAGGGCTAGCCCCGCGCCTGCAAGGGCCGTCCAGAGGTTTGCATCGTGGAAGAACCGGAGAATACGGTAGGCCGCCTGGCTAAGGACAGAGGCCTGGACGGATCTCATGGACTCGATCTCACGGACCACGGTGGTGATGACCCAGTTAGGGGTGGATGCCCCGGCGGTCACGCCGATCGTCCCGTAACGGGAGAGGCGGGATCGATCCAGGTCCTCTGCCGTTTCCACCGCCATGCAGGCGGTTCCCCTTTCCTCGACGATTTCCGCAAGCCTTTTCGTGTTGGCGCTCGATCTGCCTCCTACAACGACGACCAGGTCCGAGACCTTTGCGAGCCTCGCCGCTTCGGCCTGTCTCTTTCGCGTGGAGTCACAAATGGTGTCAAAGACGCGTCCTCCGGGATGCCTCTTCATGATCTCCTTGGACCAGAGCGAGAAACGTTCCCGGTCCTGGGTCGTCTGGGCAAGGATGATGTATGGATCTGCCGGGGAGATCGCTTCCAGGTCCTCCTCGGAAGAAACGAGTATCCCTTTTTCTCCCGCATATCCGAGGATGCCCATCACCTCCGGGTGTCCCTTGTCTCCCACAAGGACGCAGGAATATCCCTTGCTGGAATAATGTCGGGCGAGCATCTGGACCTTGACCACGCGTGGACAGGTGGCGTCCACGAGGGAAAAGCCTGCGTCAACGAGGCGCCTTTTTGTCTCAGGAGGGATGCCGTGCGCGCGGATGATGACTGTGCCTTCGCCTTTTTGGGGGATTTCGGAAAGGACACGGACGCCGGTCCTCTCGAGGAGCTCGAGTGCGGAAGGGTTGTGAATGAGGGGCCCAAAGGTATGGACGGGTTTGCGGGCCGTACGTGCGGCATCGAGGGCCATATCCATGGCCCGTCTCACCCCCATGCAGAAGCCGGCAACCCGTGCTAATTGTACCCTCATTAAGAAGCATCCCTAAAACGTGAAATCAATCGAACAGTTTACATGCTGATTGTCGTTTTCGGAACCGTCAGCTTAGACACGTGGGCGGATTCCGAAAGGTGGCCTTTTTTGCGGCAGAGGTGGGTGTCTGCCGGTCCGAGGCGGTAATCTTGCAGATGCGCGCTCCTAAGCACACATCCGTTTTCATCATCGCAGGTGAGGCCTCCGGGGACATGCACGCTGCGTCCTTCATGCAGGCCATGAAAAATCTCCGGCCGAATGTCGTCTTTCATGGGATCGGAGGTCCCGCGATGAAAGGGGCGGGACTCGTGCCCATATTTAATTCTGCCGAACTCTCCGTGGTGGGCCTGGTAGAGGTTGTCTCCCGGGCACCTGCCATTTTCAGGGCATATCGCAAGAC containing:
- the ispH gene encoding 4-hydroxy-3-methylbut-2-enyl diphosphate reductase: MRVQLARVAGFCMGVRRAMDMALDAARTARKPVHTFGPLIHNPSALELLERTGVRVLSEIPQKGEGTVIIRAHGIPPETKRRLVDAGFSLVDATCPRVVKVQMLARHYSSKGYSCVLVGDKGHPEVMGILGYAGEKGILVSSEEDLEAISPADPYIILAQTTQDRERFSLWSKEIMKRHPGGRVFDTICDSTRKRQAEAARLAKVSDLVVVVGGRSSANTKRLAEIVEERGTACMAVETAEDLDRSRLSRYGTIGVTAGASTPNWVITTVVREIESMRSVQASVLSQAAYRILRFFHDANLWTALAGAGLALATSIMAPGIVSAPIAGSIAFCSIFSMHTINRLMDMEHGSYNDPIRARFLKAHKVLFALLSATALLMAHVLAWKVGTGSFLLLLALATLAVLYRIHILPAGLPIRSLRDLPGSKPLFISVTWGAVAVLVPSREAFPLPDAGLVGLFTLSFLAVFARSLFMEILDAQGDMIAGRETLTLVVGEKRTLRVIRLTSAALAALALVLSAAGIIRPEALAFLLFAALMSGVSHHLGQKRIRQNLRLEFLVEASFLVLPAAAFLIALLQT